The Desulfosporosinus acidiphilus SJ4 genome has a window encoding:
- a CDS encoding phosphodiester glycosidase family protein codes for MSKKRKIRLIRILVFLLFNAVFSIILAPFIIFWGPFDATKTIAVGSVLTSRHPQVVKAFLSDQQISELVDQYNNANFASDGPVQTTETDASAGITIDTIKGKTFKGKVMLIKDPKRIKVAVTKELGVKGERVSDFVKDTGAVAGINGGGFADPNGAGNGGFPDGLTVHNGEILQNNIGNNSTDIVALDKEGKLIVGQLTAEDIKKKNIQEAVFFWPPLIKDGKRCEFKDSEWGVAPRTAIGQKEDGTIILVVIDGRQLSSWGAKMSDVYNLFRDYGAVNAANLDGGSSSELYYNGKVINKLWDWAGERYLPTAFVVMPEGTK; via the coding sequence ATGAGCAAGAAAAGAAAGATACGACTCATTAGGATTTTAGTCTTTCTCCTATTCAATGCTGTTTTCTCAATAATCCTTGCTCCTTTTATAATTTTCTGGGGACCCTTTGATGCCACTAAAACAATAGCGGTGGGTTCCGTATTAACCTCACGGCATCCTCAGGTTGTTAAGGCTTTTCTTTCTGATCAGCAAATAAGTGAACTTGTAGACCAATATAATAATGCAAATTTTGCTTCTGATGGCCCCGTTCAGACTACCGAAACAGATGCCTCTGCAGGAATTACGATAGATACAATTAAAGGCAAGACTTTCAAAGGAAAAGTAATGCTCATCAAGGACCCTAAACGGATAAAAGTTGCTGTGACCAAAGAATTAGGTGTTAAAGGGGAACGAGTCAGTGACTTTGTTAAAGACACCGGTGCTGTTGCAGGAATAAATGGCGGGGGCTTTGCTGATCCTAACGGTGCCGGCAACGGGGGCTTTCCTGACGGTCTAACGGTCCATAACGGGGAAATTTTACAAAATAACATAGGCAATAATAGCACGGACATCGTAGCTTTAGATAAGGAAGGCAAACTAATTGTGGGACAACTTACGGCGGAAGATATTAAAAAGAAAAACATCCAGGAAGCAGTGTTTTTCTGGCCGCCATTAATAAAGGACGGAAAACGGTGTGAATTTAAGGACTCAGAATGGGGAGTTGCACCTCGCACGGCTATTGGTCAGAAAGAGGATGGTACGATAATTCTCGTTGTTATTGACGGTCGCCAGCTTTCGAGTTGGGGGGCTAAAATGAGCGATGTCTATAATCTCTTCCGGGATTATGGGGCAGTTAATGCGGCTAACCTGGATGGGGGCTCTTCTTCCGAGCTTTACTATAACGGAAAAGTAATTAACAAGCTTTGGGATTGGGCTGGTGAACGCTATTTACCGACCGCCTTTGTGGTAATGCCGGAGGGCACGAAATAA
- a CDS encoding BlaI/MecI/CopY family transcriptional regulator, whose protein sequence is MVNIPNISDAEWVVMKICWSSAPCSANEIVKALEQTTDWKPNTIKTLIGRLVRKGVLGFQEEGRSYSYYPLVTEEECIKAESKSFLTRVFGGALKPMLVTFLKEEKLSQDEIEELKQLLEKKEE, encoded by the coding sequence TTGGTTAATATACCTAATATATCTGATGCTGAATGGGTAGTTATGAAAATATGTTGGTCGTCAGCACCATGCAGCGCTAATGAAATTGTTAAGGCTTTAGAACAAACGACAGATTGGAAACCGAACACAATTAAGACCTTAATCGGAAGGCTTGTTAGAAAAGGAGTGCTTGGGTTTCAAGAAGAGGGAAGATCATATAGCTACTATCCGTTAGTAACAGAGGAAGAGTGCATCAAAGCCGAGAGCAAATCATTTCTTACTCGCGTTTTTGGCGGAGCATTAAAGCCTATGCTAGTTACTTTCCTTAAAGAAGAAAAACTTTCTCAAGACGAAATTGAAGAGCTGAAGCAACTCCTTGAAAAAAAGGAGGAATGA
- a CDS encoding APC family permease has protein sequence MEQELQKRYGLLTAIAMVIGIVIGSGVFFKAEKILVATGGNLPLGILAWIIGGIIMVVCAYVFAIMATRYEKVNGIVDYAEVALGSKYGYFVGWFMAVIYYPTLTSVLAWVSARYTCVLLGWNIVGGEAMALSGFFLVASYALNALSPKLAGKFQVSTTIIKIIPLVLMAVFGTIVGLKNGILISNFTSGPIANASSSNPLFTAVVATAFAYEGWIIATSINAELKDAKKNLPRALTFGTLFVVLIYILYYTGLAGAVKNSIMMKGGETGAKIAFSTVFSNAGGIVLFVFVVISCLGTLNGLMLGCTRGFYSLAARNAGPKPEMFKSIDQNTNMPTNSSIFALLLSGLWLLYFFGANLTPVSWFGPFSFDSSELPIVTIYAMYIPIFIMMMAKEKSLSFFKRFVMPFLAVCACVFMVVAACYAHSKEIIYYLIIFAVIMVLGMILNSNKKYANS, from the coding sequence ATGGAACAAGAACTGCAGAAGAGGTACGGCCTTTTGACCGCTATTGCCATGGTTATTGGTATTGTAATCGGCAGCGGTGTGTTTTTTAAAGCCGAAAAAATCCTAGTTGCAACCGGCGGAAATCTTCCCCTCGGTATTTTGGCTTGGATCATCGGCGGCATTATCATGGTTGTATGTGCTTATGTCTTCGCGATTATGGCAACGCGCTACGAAAAAGTCAATGGAATTGTTGACTATGCGGAGGTTGCTCTGGGAAGTAAATATGGCTATTTTGTCGGATGGTTTATGGCAGTTATTTATTATCCAACGCTTACTTCCGTACTTGCTTGGGTTTCGGCAAGATATACCTGCGTATTGTTGGGTTGGAACATTGTTGGCGGTGAAGCTATGGCTTTATCCGGTTTTTTCTTAGTAGCGAGCTATGCACTTAACGCTCTTTCTCCAAAGCTTGCCGGAAAGTTCCAGGTCTCAACAACGATCATCAAAATTATTCCTTTAGTTCTCATGGCTGTTTTCGGAACCATTGTTGGTCTCAAAAATGGTATCCTGATCAGCAATTTTACAAGTGGTCCGATCGCCAATGCATCGAGCAGTAATCCTTTATTTACGGCTGTTGTTGCTACCGCTTTCGCTTACGAAGGATGGATTATTGCCACCAGTATCAATGCAGAGTTGAAGGATGCCAAGAAAAATCTGCCTCGCGCTCTTACCTTCGGAACACTGTTTGTAGTCCTTATCTATATTCTTTATTACACTGGCCTGGCCGGAGCTGTTAAAAATAGCATTATGATGAAAGGCGGCGAAACCGGAGCCAAGATAGCGTTTTCGACTGTTTTCTCCAACGCGGGCGGGATTGTACTCTTTGTTTTCGTGGTTATTTCTTGTCTCGGTACTCTTAATGGCTTGATGTTGGGTTGTACGCGGGGGTTCTACTCACTGGCAGCTCGAAATGCAGGTCCTAAACCTGAAATGTTTAAAAGCATTGACCAAAATACTAATATGCCGACGAACTCATCAATTTTTGCGCTCTTGTTAAGCGGTTTATGGCTTCTTTATTTCTTTGGCGCCAATTTAACACCTGTTTCTTGGTTTGGACCCTTTAGTTTCGATAGTTCTGAACTTCCTATTGTTACCATCTATGCCATGTATATTCCCATCTTCATTATGATGATGGCCAAAGAAAAATCACTCAGCTTTTTTAAGCGTTTTGTTATGCCTTTCCTGGCAGTTTGTGCCTGTGTTTTCATGGTGGTAGCTGCTTGTTACGCTCATAGTAAGGAAATTATATACTACCTCATAATTTTCGCAGTTATAATGGTTCTTGGAATGATCCTGAATTCAAATAAAAAATACGCTAATTCGTGA
- a CDS encoding DMT family transporter encodes MSFLFLLWGGIFLGLMVSMNGQLAMFLNIFEVSFIVHITGAILLISYIKLLKKEKISIIGAPLYVYFVGFLGVAIVAASSLCAKYIGAATTMALSVTGQLFVSTIIDHFGWFHVSIVKFHPKRIPAYGIILAGLLLMIYS; translated from the coding sequence TTGAGCTTTTTATTTTTACTCTGGGGTGGGATATTTTTAGGGTTGATGGTGAGCATGAATGGCCAGTTAGCCATGTTTCTCAATATATTTGAAGTTAGCTTTATTGTCCATATCACCGGCGCAATACTTTTAATAAGCTATATTAAACTACTTAAAAAGGAAAAGATCTCTATAATTGGTGCACCTCTTTATGTTTATTTCGTTGGATTTTTAGGCGTAGCCATTGTTGCCGCCAGCAGCCTTTGTGCCAAATATATAGGAGCTGCTACAACCATGGCACTGTCCGTAACCGGTCAGTTATTTGTTTCAACAATCATTGATCACTTTGGATGGTTCCATGTATCTATTGTTAAATTTCACCCCAAGCGTATTCCGGCGTACGGAATTATTTTGGCAGGATTACTTTTAATGATTTACTCGTGA
- a CDS encoding DMT family transporter: MLIFAILALTIGAVNVINLMVNLQAKIALGTANGTLINYLEASVISFLLVLFTGEIKLTNLLYLKSIPTVYFLGGIFGLISMVLVLHGLAISRISYATVVVLIGQLGAGFLIDTFISGKIIPLKIIGISMVVIGVFLDKFLINSQREDSTSLGSP; this comes from the coding sequence ATGTTGATTTTCGCGATTCTAGCACTAACAATTGGTGCCGTCAATGTTATTAACCTGATGGTAAACCTTCAAGCTAAAATTGCTTTAGGTACAGCCAACGGAACACTAATTAACTATTTGGAAGCATCTGTAATATCCTTTCTGCTTGTCCTTTTTACAGGTGAAATCAAACTGACAAATCTACTCTATCTCAAATCAATCCCGACTGTTTATTTTTTGGGTGGCATTTTTGGACTCATATCCATGGTATTGGTCCTGCATGGTCTGGCCATATCCCGAATTTCGTATGCTACTGTAGTAGTTCTGATTGGTCAACTAGGCGCAGGATTTCTTATCGATACTTTTATATCAGGAAAAATTATTCCCTTAAAAATCATTGGAATCTCAATGGTAGTGATTGGCGTATTCTTGGATAAATTTCTTATAAATAGCCAAAGAGAAGATTCTACTTCTTTAGGTTCACCTTAA
- a CDS encoding aspartyl-phosphate phosphatase Spo0E family protein, protein MTDIVGFVASQQFMEYNSNCCVEILFKSVKWSGMVMSLIEILKLIEIVREKLNILGLNKPLSDPDVIQLSQRLDSLINMYNDLNIRKIS, encoded by the coding sequence ATGACAGATATTGTCGGATTCGTTGCTTCTCAACAATTTATGGAATATAATAGCAATTGTTGTGTTGAGATTTTGTTTAAATCTGTCAAGTGGAGTGGAATGGTAATGAGTCTTATTGAGATATTAAAATTAATCGAGATTGTGAGAGAAAAATTAAATATATTGGGTCTGAATAAACCGCTTTCAGATCCTGATGTTATTCAGCTTAGCCAGAGGCTTGATTCATTAATAAATATGTATAACGACTTAAATATTAGGAAAATTAGTTAG
- a CDS encoding Bax inhibitor-1/YccA family protein, with the protein MSPFNNSSQYYQDPYVIDLKKVKTVSLSQVMGFLSFMFLAMAAGAFMVPPQYFMPAAFLELVLIFIIPIFNQKAVVRGNDPAAGLTGGLALLFAACSGVVLAPIVQSLAATSQGLAVLGQAALVTFIVFAAFGLYGIMTMRNLNTMAKALFIGVLVLVGILFLSMFFSSFFSPFGLLIGIGGAILFALMTALDFQRAKYSTADNAVLVTLSIFLDFVNLFTFILNIFLIVSGGGGRKR; encoded by the coding sequence ATGTCTCCATTTAACAATTCGTCTCAGTATTATCAGGATCCCTATGTAATTGACTTGAAAAAAGTTAAAACAGTTTCATTGTCTCAGGTTATGGGTTTCTTATCCTTTATGTTCCTCGCTATGGCAGCAGGGGCATTCATGGTACCCCCTCAGTATTTTATGCCTGCAGCATTTCTGGAATTAGTTTTGATTTTCATTATCCCTATTTTTAATCAAAAAGCTGTAGTACGGGGAAATGATCCGGCCGCGGGTTTGACTGGCGGACTTGCTCTACTCTTCGCGGCATGTTCCGGAGTTGTTCTAGCCCCGATCGTTCAATCCTTAGCTGCAACATCTCAAGGGTTAGCTGTTCTTGGTCAGGCAGCTTTAGTCACATTTATTGTTTTTGCAGCTTTTGGCCTCTATGGAATTATGACGATGCGCAATCTCAACACCATGGCCAAAGCACTTTTTATTGGTGTATTAGTTCTAGTTGGAATATTGTTTCTTTCAATGTTCTTTAGCAGCTTTTTCAGCCCGTTTGGATTACTGATTGGTATTGGCGGCGCTATTCTTTTCGCCTTAATGACAGCTCTCGACTTTCAAAGAGCAAAATATAGTACTGCTGATAATGCTGTGTTAGTGACCTTAAGCATCTTTTTAGATTTTGTTAACCTGTTTACCTTTATCCTGAATATTTTTCTAATTGTCAGCGGCGGGGGCGGACGCAAACGTTAA
- a CDS encoding peptide ABC transporter substrate-binding protein translates to MIKKKKWLVSVLSAALVLGSVVTGCGTSSTQATQGSADKAMKVSFDPGSEPKTLDPQMSDGVPEANIEMNLFEGLCRLDKNNNPQLAIASSIDVSPDNLTYTIKLKDTKFSNGDPLTADDFKASWLHALDPAAASNYAYQMFYFKNAEKYNSGKATADQVGIEVKDPHTLVLTLEAPTPYFKSLLAFQTYYPVDQKVVKANKNWNTDAKTFVSNGPFMMKSWTHNDTMVLVKNPNYWDTANVKLSELDYNLVEDHKSAATAFDAGQLDGFYDPTPEDITRYKKAGTLKQAPQLGTYFYRFNVTKAPLKDPRVREALTICLNRQDLIDHVFKGGQTPAFAYIPGGVPDATAGKDFRTVGGNYITEDIAKAKQLLAEAGYPDGKNFPTLTLLYNTNGTHQLPAQAIQDFWHKNLGINIKLLGQEWQVYLQTQQNLQYDISRAGWLGDYIDPMTFMDMFTTGNGENQTGWSNAQYDKDIQTAKNTADQTVRMKAMHDAESILMKEMPIMPIYFYVNNYVLKDNIKGVIVNPQGDFDFKTAYIQ, encoded by the coding sequence ATGATCAAAAAGAAAAAATGGTTAGTTTCAGTCTTGTCAGCCGCGCTGGTCCTAGGATCAGTGGTCACCGGCTGCGGAACCTCGAGCACCCAAGCAACTCAAGGGTCCGCTGATAAAGCGATGAAGGTGAGTTTCGATCCGGGCTCTGAACCAAAAACACTTGACCCTCAGATGTCTGACGGTGTCCCTGAAGCAAACATTGAGATGAACTTGTTTGAAGGTTTATGCCGCTTAGACAAAAACAATAACCCGCAATTGGCAATTGCCAGTAGCATTGATGTATCGCCTGATAATTTGACCTACACCATCAAGCTGAAAGACACTAAATTCAGCAACGGAGATCCTTTGACCGCTGATGATTTTAAGGCTTCTTGGCTCCACGCCCTTGATCCGGCGGCAGCTTCGAACTATGCTTACCAAATGTTCTATTTTAAAAATGCGGAAAAATATAATTCTGGAAAAGCTACCGCAGATCAAGTGGGAATCGAAGTCAAAGACCCGCATACTTTAGTACTTACTCTAGAAGCTCCTACCCCCTATTTTAAATCTTTGCTGGCTTTTCAAACCTATTATCCCGTTGACCAAAAGGTTGTCAAAGCAAATAAGAACTGGAATACAGATGCTAAAACCTTTGTCAGCAACGGTCCTTTTATGATGAAATCCTGGACTCATAACGACACCATGGTTCTTGTGAAAAATCCCAATTATTGGGACACAGCCAATGTTAAACTCTCAGAACTGGATTACAACTTAGTCGAAGATCACAAATCTGCTGCCACTGCCTTTGATGCCGGACAGCTGGATGGTTTTTATGACCCCACTCCGGAAGATATTACCCGCTATAAAAAAGCCGGTACCCTCAAACAAGCTCCTCAGTTGGGCACCTATTTCTATCGTTTTAATGTCACTAAAGCTCCTTTAAAAGATCCTCGCGTACGTGAAGCCCTGACCATTTGCCTCAATCGTCAGGATTTAATCGACCATGTCTTTAAAGGCGGTCAAACCCCGGCCTTCGCTTATATACCAGGCGGAGTTCCAGATGCTACGGCCGGTAAAGATTTCCGTACCGTTGGCGGAAATTACATCACTGAAGACATTGCTAAAGCTAAACAATTATTAGCCGAAGCCGGTTATCCCGATGGTAAGAATTTCCCAACCCTGACGCTTCTTTATAATACCAATGGTACTCACCAACTTCCTGCCCAAGCAATTCAGGATTTCTGGCATAAGAATTTGGGAATCAATATTAAATTGCTCGGTCAAGAATGGCAAGTTTACCTGCAAACCCAGCAAAACTTGCAATACGACATCTCACGTGCCGGCTGGCTTGGCGATTACATCGATCCTATGACCTTTATGGATATGTTCACCACAGGTAACGGAGAAAACCAAACCGGCTGGTCTAACGCTCAGTACGACAAGGATATCCAAACCGCCAAAAACACCGCTGATCAAACTGTGCGTATGAAAGCCATGCATGATGCAGAAAGTATTCTGATGAAAGAAATGCCTATTATGCCGATTTATTTCTACGTAAACAACTATGTATTAAAAGACAACATCAAAGGTGTAATTGTCAACCCTCAGGGTGACTTTGATTTCAAGACTGCTTATATACAATAA
- a CDS encoding ABC transporter permease translates to MVRYLLGRILAAILVIWLVITLTFFLMHAIPGGPFASEKVLLPQVLANINARYHLNDPLFKQYTDYLRNAAHFDFGPTFRYQGRSVNDIIKEGLPRTAAIGSMATIIALLCGTILGIIAALRQNKTADYVATFLATIGISVPSFVIATLLQYYVGFKLHLFPPIGWGDPNQLVMPVLALSAYPVAQFTRLTRTSMLDVLHQDYIRTAKAKGLPGYIIVFRHAMKNAIIPLLTFLGPFFAYILCGNFVIEYIFNIPGIGQYFVTSITNRDYPVIMGTTILVATLMVTFNLLVDIAYTLVDPRIKLTGQKGD, encoded by the coding sequence ATGGTTCGCTATTTACTTGGACGAATCCTGGCGGCTATTTTAGTCATTTGGTTGGTTATAACTCTGACCTTTTTTCTGATGCATGCAATACCAGGCGGCCCATTCGCTTCCGAAAAAGTTTTGCTGCCCCAAGTTCTGGCCAACATTAATGCCCGTTATCACCTAAACGATCCTCTATTCAAGCAATACACCGATTATTTGAGAAATGCTGCTCACTTTGACTTTGGTCCTACTTTCCGCTATCAAGGACGTAGTGTCAATGATATTATTAAAGAGGGTTTGCCCAGAACGGCAGCCATCGGTTCCATGGCAACTATAATCGCCTTGCTCTGTGGCACAATCTTGGGCATTATTGCTGCTTTGAGGCAAAATAAAACAGCCGACTATGTGGCAACATTTTTAGCTACCATCGGAATCTCCGTTCCTAGTTTCGTCATTGCTACCCTTTTACAGTATTATGTTGGATTTAAACTGCACCTCTTTCCTCCAATTGGCTGGGGAGATCCAAACCAGCTTGTTATGCCTGTTCTTGCTCTAAGTGCCTACCCCGTAGCCCAATTTACCCGTCTTACTCGGACAAGCATGTTGGATGTCCTACATCAAGACTATATCCGCACTGCGAAGGCCAAAGGGCTTCCCGGTTATATCATTGTTTTCCGTCACGCCATGAAAAATGCTATTATCCCGCTTCTGACGTTCTTGGGGCCATTCTTTGCTTATATTCTCTGCGGCAATTTCGTTATCGAATATATCTTTAATATTCCCGGAATCGGACAATATTTTGTTACCAGTATTACCAATCGTGATTATCCCGTGATCATGGGAACGACGATTTTAGTTGCTACTTTAATGGTCACGTTTAACCTTCTGGTGGATATCGCTTATACTCTGGTGGATCCACGCATCAAGCTTACCGGACAAAAGGGGGACTGA
- a CDS encoding ABC transporter permease → MSLPLDSFTPLQQTQKTDVINRPSTTLWQDARRRFRKNPLAMGGLIVLFLICLFGLIGPFFSHFNYYSNDLNNTLNPPSWVHPFGTDELGRDILTRAMYGTQISLAIGFGSVLINLTIGIIYGGISGYMGGRIDNLMQRFIDIIFSVPDMLYVILLMVTLGSGLRNIFIVLGIEYWVTMARIIRGQILTLREQEFVLAARTLGANTRRILFKHLLPNTVGQIIVVSALQIPAAIFMEAFLSFIGLGVQPPMVSLGYMAAEGRGDIPGYAFALIFPAALIAILMLAFNFIGDGLRDAFDPKMRK, encoded by the coding sequence ATGAGTTTACCATTAGATTCATTTACTCCGCTGCAGCAAACCCAAAAGACTGATGTTATCAATAGACCGAGCACCACTCTTTGGCAGGATGCCCGCCGGCGTTTCAGAAAGAATCCACTGGCTATGGGTGGATTGATTGTACTTTTCCTAATATGTTTGTTTGGCCTAATCGGTCCATTCTTCTCTCATTTCAACTATTATTCCAACGATTTAAACAATACTTTAAACCCTCCCAGTTGGGTACATCCCTTCGGCACGGATGAATTGGGCAGGGATATTTTAACTCGGGCTATGTATGGAACCCAGATTTCGCTGGCCATTGGCTTTGGTTCCGTACTCATTAACCTGACCATCGGTATCATTTATGGCGGTATCTCCGGCTATATGGGCGGTCGTATTGATAATCTGATGCAGCGGTTTATCGATATCATTTTCAGTGTTCCTGACATGTTATATGTCATCTTACTGATGGTTACTCTCGGTTCAGGTCTGCGCAATATTTTTATCGTTCTCGGTATCGAGTACTGGGTGACCATGGCGAGAATCATTCGCGGTCAAATCCTGACACTGCGGGAGCAAGAGTTTGTTCTGGCGGCTCGTACGTTAGGGGCAAATACCCGCAGGATTCTATTTAAGCACTTGCTCCCTAATACCGTTGGACAAATTATTGTTGTCTCTGCTTTGCAGATACCTGCCGCTATCTTTATGGAAGCCTTCCTGAGCTTTATTGGATTAGGAGTTCAGCCCCCTATGGTCAGCCTTGGATATATGGCTGCCGAAGGACGGGGAGATATTCCCGGTTATGCCTTTGCTTTAATTTTCCCGGCAGCATTAATTGCTATTTTAATGTTAGCATTCAACTTTATCGGAGACGGGCTGCGGGATGCCTTCGATCCCAAAATGCGAAAGTAA
- a CDS encoding ABC transporter ATP-binding protein, translating to MVALLEVENLSTSFYTYAGEVQSVSGVSFHVDKGEAVGIVGESGCGKSVTVQSIMRLIPNPPGKIKNGQIRLAGRDLVKLSEKEMQKIRGKEIGMIFQDPMTSLNPVLTIGRQMAEVLQRHEGIGKHEALGRSAKYLTMVGIPNAERRLKQYPHEFSGGMRQRVMIAMALLCNPKLLIADEPTTALDVTIQAQILELMKELKDRINTSIILITHDLGVVAGLCSRIIVMYGGKIVEMGTTQEIFKNPRHPYTWGLLRSVPRLDASQRSKLVPIVGSPPDLLNPPKGCAFAARCPHAMKICESQPPVYTDVSEGHKAACWLLHPDAPQVTYNGIDGKEAQA from the coding sequence ATTGTGGCTTTACTGGAAGTGGAAAACCTCAGCACCTCCTTCTATACCTATGCTGGAGAAGTGCAGTCAGTTTCGGGGGTTAGTTTTCATGTTGATAAAGGAGAAGCTGTAGGGATTGTCGGAGAATCCGGCTGCGGTAAGTCTGTCACTGTACAGTCCATCATGCGTTTGATTCCTAATCCTCCCGGTAAAATTAAAAACGGTCAGATTCGTTTAGCGGGCCGGGATTTAGTTAAGTTATCAGAAAAGGAAATGCAGAAAATTCGCGGCAAGGAGATAGGCATGATCTTTCAAGATCCAATGACAAGCCTTAATCCTGTACTCACTATAGGCCGGCAGATGGCAGAAGTGTTACAGCGCCATGAAGGAATTGGCAAGCATGAGGCTTTAGGACGTTCTGCCAAGTATTTAACTATGGTGGGAATCCCTAACGCTGAACGACGTCTGAAACAATATCCACATGAATTTTCCGGCGGAATGAGACAGAGGGTTATGATTGCCATGGCCCTGCTCTGCAATCCTAAACTTTTGATTGCAGACGAGCCAACCACTGCGCTGGATGTTACCATTCAAGCCCAGATATTGGAGTTAATGAAGGAGTTAAAGGATAGGATTAATACTTCCATTATTTTAATTACCCATGACTTGGGAGTCGTAGCCGGTCTTTGCTCTCGGATTATTGTTATGTATGGCGGCAAAATCGTGGAAATGGGCACAACCCAAGAAATCTTTAAAAACCCCCGTCACCCCTATACTTGGGGGTTACTAAGAAGTGTTCCCCGCTTGGATGCCTCCCAACGCAGCAAATTGGTACCCATCGTAGGCAGTCCACCCGATCTTCTTAATCCTCCTAAAGGCTGCGCCTTTGCGGCACGCTGTCCGCATGCCATGAAAATCTGTGAATCCCAGCCTCCTGTTTACACTGATGTTTCTGAAGGACATAAAGCGGCCTGCTGGCTTCTCCATCCGGATGCTCCCCAGGTGACATATAACGGGATTGACGGCAAGGAGGCTCAAGCATGA
- a CDS encoding ABC transporter ATP-binding protein, translating to MNNDVILEVNNLVKHFPIKQGFLSREDKKVHAVNGISFKLHQKETLGLVGESGCGKSTAGRTIIRLYEATSGEVKFMGRNIYDLNKKEMMAVRRDIQMIFQDPYASLNPRMTVGDIIGEALDIHHLASGQKRTNRIYELLETVGLNSEHANRFPHEFSGGQRQRIGIARALAVDPKLIICDEPISALDVSIQAQIVNMLEELQERLGLTYLFIAHDLSMVKHISHRIAVMYLGRIVEITTSQDLYDHPLHPYTQALLSAIPIPDPEVELKRSRIVLEGGVPSPIDPPSGCYFRTRCPKAQDECSQKTPELKDCGNGHMVACHLV from the coding sequence ATGAACAACGATGTTATTCTGGAGGTCAATAATCTAGTCAAACATTTCCCCATTAAACAGGGCTTTTTATCACGGGAAGACAAAAAAGTTCATGCGGTCAACGGCATTTCCTTTAAACTTCATCAGAAAGAAACCCTTGGATTGGTCGGGGAAAGCGGGTGCGGTAAATCAACAGCCGGTCGTACGATTATCCGCCTTTATGAGGCTACCTCCGGTGAGGTAAAGTTTATGGGCCGCAACATTTATGACTTAAATAAGAAAGAAATGATGGCCGTTCGCCGGGACATCCAGATGATTTTCCAAGATCCCTATGCCTCTCTCAATCCCCGGATGACTGTTGGGGACATCATCGGCGAAGCATTGGATATTCATCATCTGGCCAGCGGTCAAAAACGCACCAATCGAATCTATGAATTACTGGAAACTGTCGGGCTAAATTCTGAGCACGCCAACCGCTTTCCTCATGAGTTTTCCGGAGGACAGAGGCAGCGCATAGGAATCGCCCGGGCATTGGCTGTCGATCCCAAACTGATTATCTGCGATGAACCTATCTCGGCTCTCGATGTCTCCATTCAGGCACAAATCGTGAACATGCTGGAAGAATTGCAGGAAAGACTTGGTTTAACCTATTTATTTATTGCTCATGACCTTTCCATGGTCAAACATATATCCCACCGCATCGCTGTGATGTACCTGGGCCGAATTGTGGAAATCACAACAAGTCAAGACCTCTATGACCATCCCCTGCATCCTTATACCCAAGCCTTATTATCCGCTATTCCGATTCCTGATCCGGAAGTGGAACTTAAACGTTCTCGAATAGTCCTAGAAGGAGGAGTTCCCAGTCCTATTGATCCTCCCAGCGGTTGTTATTTCCGGACCCGTTGCCCAAAGGCACAAGACGAATGCTCACAAAAGACACCCGAATTAAAAGATTGCGGCAATGGACACATGGTAGCCTGTCACCTGGTTTAA
- a CDS encoding LysM peptidoglycan-binding domain-containing protein, whose product MYYIVQQGDTLYQIAIQYNTTVSNLVESNPRISNPNRIYVGQRIAVGNQWDLNPWWGNEWQLGNEEYQRGIEEYKRGRAEYRKGRAEYHRGRQKAAKHYR is encoded by the coding sequence ATGTATTATATAGTTCAGCAAGGAGATACTTTGTACCAAATCGCTATCCAGTATAATACTACTGTCAGCAATTTGGTAGAATCAAATCCTAGGATAAGCAACCCTAATAGAATTTATGTTGGTCAAAGAATTGCTGTTGGAAACCAATGGGACCTTAATCCTTGGTGGGGGAACGAATGGCAGCTAGGCAATGAAGAATATCAAAGAGGGATCGAAGAGTATAAGAGAGGTCGAGCTGAATACCGGAAGGGACGGGCTGAATATCATAGGGGCCGCCAAAAAGCCGCAAAGCATTATAGATAA